The genomic stretch CAAACAGAATCGGCGACTTGGGAATGCTCCTTGGGATCGCACTCGTATTTTGGTACACGGGTTCTCTTTCTTTTACGGAGATCGCGGAAGCGATTCCGGAAGTTCCTTCGTTTCGTTACATTCTCCCGATTGCCGCCGCTTGTTTTTTTATCGGAGCCATCGGAAAGTCGGCTCAGATTCCGTTACACGTTTGGTTACCGGACGCGATGGCTGGACCGACTCCCGTGTCCGCTTTGATTCACGCGGCTACGATGGTGACGGCGGGAATCTTTTTGATCGCAAGGCTCAATCCGATTTTTCTTTCCGCTCCACAAGTCGGTCATTGGATCGTGATCATAGGATCGGTAACCGCGTTTTTAGCCGCGACCGTGGGTCTTTTTCAAAACGATATCAAGAAAGTTTTGGCGTATTCCACCGTATCTCAGTTAGGTTATATGTTCGTAGCGATGGGAGCGGGCGCCTACGTCGCCGGGCTCTTTCATCTGATGACTCACGCGTTTTTTAAGGCGCTTTTGTTTTTGGGTTCCGGTTCAGTGATCCACGCGCTTCATCACGAACAGGATCTCCGCAATATGGGCGGACTCAAAAAACAAATGAAGATCACTTGGATTACTTTCCTTGTAGGATCTTTGGCGATATCCGGAATTCCTCCCTTTAGCGGATTTTTTTCCAAAGATCTCATATTAGAAAAAAGTTATGCGTATGGAACCCTCTTTTACGGACTCGGAATCATCACGGCGCTCTTGACCGCGTTCTACATGTTCCGAATGACCTATTTGGCATTTTATGGAGAATCTCGTGTGTCCTCACACAAGGCTTCTCATCTGCACGAATCTCCTCTTGTGATGACGATTCCGCTCGTAATCTTGTCGGTCGGCGCGGCGATCACCGGATTTTTAGAGGTACCGCATTTTCTTTTCGGAGGAGTCGACCTCCTAACGAGATACTTCGCTCCGATTTTCCTCAGAGGAACCGAAATCTCTCAGATGATCGTCAAACAAAGCTTAGATGGTCATGAGGCGAATGCGTCCATGGACTTGATTCTCGTCGCGGTTTCCGTCGCGGTGGCGGTTTCCGGAATTTTTATCGCGAGGACGATTTTTCTCACCGGTAAAAACGTTCCCGTGGAAGAAGAATCTCTTTCCGGATTTAAAAGAATTCTTTCCAAAAAATATTTCGTGGATGAATTCTACCGAGACTTTATCGTAGATCCGATTCTTCTACTTGGTAAGTTTTTCGCAAATTATGTGGAACGAAATTTTCTGGATTTGATGCTTCGAGGTACCGGAAGGGTCGCGGTTGCGATCTCCTTGGTGCTTAGAAGAATTCAAACCGGAATCGTGGTCGACTACGCGATCCTGATCGTCTTCGGAACGGTCGCCATTCTTTCCTTTTTTCTACTGAGGGGGCTGTAACTTGGATTTCCCGCCATTTATACT from Leptospira stimsonii encodes the following:
- the nuoL gene encoding NADH-quinone oxidoreductase subunit L gives rise to the protein MEISNLIPALVALPLIGFLISGLFGKWLKGFTGILSTAVVFLSFALALVSFFQFHPMERSVPEIVTLFPWFEAGGLNVSLAYQVDQLSLYMILIITGIGSLIHLYSIGYMKDDPGFTRYFAYLNLFIFAMLNLVLAENLILLFLGWEGVGLCSYLLIGFDYHKDSAANAGMKAFITNRIGDLGMLLGIALVFWYTGSLSFTEIAEAIPEVPSFRYILPIAAACFFIGAIGKSAQIPLHVWLPDAMAGPTPVSALIHAATMVTAGIFLIARLNPIFLSAPQVGHWIVIIGSVTAFLAATVGLFQNDIKKVLAYSTVSQLGYMFVAMGAGAYVAGLFHLMTHAFFKALLFLGSGSVIHALHHEQDLRNMGGLKKQMKITWITFLVGSLAISGIPPFSGFFSKDLILEKSYAYGTLFYGLGIITALLTAFYMFRMTYLAFYGESRVSSHKASHLHESPLVMTIPLVILSVGAAITGFLEVPHFLFGGVDLLTRYFAPIFLRGTEISQMIVKQSLDGHEANASMDLILVAVSVAVAVSGIFIARTIFLTGKNVPVEEESLSGFKRILSKKYFVDEFYRDFIVDPILLLGKFFANYVERNFLDLMLRGTGRVAVAISLVLRRIQTGIVVDYAILIVFGTVAILSFFLLRGL